The stretch of DNA ggtcataaaaaaaaactatcattaCACCTTTTTACAAGTTTAATATGATATAATAGGGTATTCATAATCTACCTTTCACACTTGAATAACAAGGTTGAGATTTTCTGAGGATGATATATCTTCTTTATAGTACAGCTCAGATCAGCAGCAATAAGAACCACTAGTATCTACTTTTCACATTTCTGAAATCACAGTGTTGCATAAGTTGTGGTGGTTCATTACATCATCTTAATACTCTAAAGCAACATGTTAATAACCAAAACAGACATTTATTGAGGGACTTGCAAGATAATTTGTTATCATACTGTGCACGCTTCGTACCAACAACCTTTCACTAGCATAGCACATATTCCAAATAAATCATGAAGTAGTTATTTCTTATGGGGTGAAATTAATCTGCCTTTCATTATTACtttgataaatttataatttcagtcTGGAAAAGAAAGAGAAAAGTTAATGGACGATGCAGATTTAAATCTACCACCAGAAAAAAAGGTGAAATTGGAAACTTCTACATCGGGTTCAACTTCATCTTCAAAATCTCATCCGTCATCTCACCATCACACATCAACAAACCATGATCGGAAAAGTGATCATCACAAATCATCAACAGAACAACATGCGACCAAATCTGTATCAGGggaaaacacaaataaaaatgctaTCGATAGCAAACCAAAAAGTCTTTCAGCAACAGTAGTCCCAACTTTAAAGGCAGAACCTCAAACTGAAGTCAAAAGTGAGCCAGAAGAGCCCACTGCGACGTCACAGTCTGCTGCAGCCTCAACAACAATTACAACTTTTAAAGAGtataaagaaagaaaagaaaaagagagATTATTAGCAATGAACAAACCTAATGACCAAACCACTAAtgttaaacatgataaagtgGAAACCAAAGAAATTAAACAAGAGGCTGATGTAAAACAAACAAGTCGACATTGGACTGACAATGTACAGAAACAGAATGACAAACCTCAGGATAGTCAAAAGAATAGTGATAGACATGAAGTAAAACATACTGTTGATGTACAAAAAAGTGACAAACATGTGTCAGACTCTCATAAATTGGAGGAAAAGCACAAACATAGAGAAAAACATACCCTTGATGTGCAAAAACATAGTGACAAACATACTCCTGATGGTGAGAAACATCGTAAATCACATAAACATGAGAGAAATAAGCATGGTGATAGACATTCTCATTCAAAACATGCTGAAAATAAACATGCATCAGATAGTGAATCAAGCAAACATATTATGAATCATGATAATGCTTCATCCTCCCAAGTATCTAGCAATGAGATTggtaaaataagaataaaaactgATACAGTACCACAGGTAAATGAAATTGGTAAAATTCGAATTAAAACTGATCCAGGAGGATCACCTTTAGTTGTTAAACAAGAAGCTGAGATAGTTCCTGGATCAGAAACAAAAATTAGAATTAAGACAGAACCTGGCATATCACCTAGATTAAAAGTAGAGTCAAGTTTATCACCTCATGTCAGAACAGAAACTGGTATTTCTCCAACAGTTTCTCGAGATGCTGCTTCTCccttgaaaatgaaaattaaaaatatatcaaaggagCATCACAAAAGTACTCATCAGTCTGAACAGAAAGTGCCAAGTTTGAAAATTTCTTCAAAGATGCTGACAGAATCTCGGCATAGTGAACATAAATCTCACAGTGAACACAAGTCtcataaatcaaaacattcaGACAAAGAACATCGAAAAAGCCACACAGGGGCCAATGGGAAACCTGAACTTAAACTTCATATTAGTATGTCTGCTATAAATAAACACAAAAGTGATTCTGAATCCAAAAAACATCATAAATCAAGTCATTCGGATAGAGGTTctagtgatgaaaaaagctcaggAAAATCAGGACATTCACACAAAAGTGGGAAAGAATCCTCACATAGTTCAGGCAATCGCAAACGACAAATGAGCCCCAATACTGAAGCTAGTTCCCAAAGCAAGACTAAAATTTCTAAAGTAGATTCAAAAGGATTGACTCGTTCATCTTCCAACTATTCTAATGTTAGTATGGAAATGTCTGATTCAGCTTCAGTTGATGGTAGTGTCAATGGTGATAAAAAAGGGGTGGCTCAAAAGGAAGTGCTAGACCAAATACAAGCTATGAACCAAGTTATAGATTTGATCAAATCGACCAATCCTAATCTAGCTAATAGTGTGCCTGGCACGCCAACAACACCAACATTTCCTCAACCACCACTTCCTCCTTTATCAACACAGCCGCCACCACCTCCGCCACCGCCACCAGATGTTCCACCACCACCACCGCCACCATTTCAACAAACACAATTATATCAAACATATGCTTCAGCACAACCGTATGGTAACCAGTATATACAGCCTCAATATGGATATCAGCAGTCTCTGTTTGATTTTGACTTTCTGTCAGATGAAGCCATGCCTCCACTGCCATCAGAGCAACCTACCCGTCCCCCAACTCCTCCCTTAGGGCCTCCACACTTTTGATCATAGTTTAATTTAggtattttgttaatttgtacttatttgaatatttcaggcaTTATATCAAGtgctaattttatttatttcatatcatAATTGTTAAACTTTGAGAAAGACTATTATAGCTcctctgatatatttttttcaggtgTGTATGGAAGTGAGTATGTGAGATGTGATTTGATGGTCTTAAGATATTATCAGCATTTTGCTGTATTGTCTGAGACAGTTTATAATGTTAGTAGTTAATTTTGAGGATATATAGAATGCAGGTCATCTTGATTAATTGAAAGCAATTATGTTGGAAGTATGATTGCTGTTTGCCAGTTGCTGATTATTAACAACttttttccattcaatatcaGATGTAAAATCTATTTGCAAAGAAGTTTCTCAGTTTAAAAGCAACAATCTCATTCATGGTTTTCATGGTTCTCAACCAGAAAAAAATTGTAGGGATTGTATAGCCAATgattgtctgtctgtccatcagtTTCAAAATGTTTTGGGATCATAGTAAATTTCCCTTTAGAGCAGGATCTTGCAACTTTGTATTCACCCTACTACCACAAACAAAATGTGGCTTGATTTCTAATTTCTCttctagcaataattttctagagttataccccttgaattatatgaaaaaataaaacacaaatattacaTATAGCATTTATCGGACTCCATAAGCCAGACTCTAAAACAAGTTATACTGTCATTCCCTATCAGAGAATAACCAGCAGAGCAGTTCAATATTCTTATGTTTCCAACAAATTTATCGAACTCCATTAGCCGGATAATAAACAAGTTATACTGCCATTCCTTATTAGAGAATAACCCGCAGAGCAGATAAATTTTTCTATGTTTCCAACAAATTTCTCATCTGTGTTAACAGTCATGTTCCAGTTGTTAGCAAAGGTTCTGGTTAATGGGTCTTCTAGAAAGCTTAAGTTTGTTTTATAGTTTCAccttaaaacttttcaaagttactACCTACAATTGTATATGGGTAAGGTATAGTTCAATTTCCACTGTTGCCAAAATTATTTTTACGAGTTGTACCCCTTGAATTATTTCACAATTTGCTTTGATGTGACaatttatatctcaaaaacataACCATGAAATGCAGGTCATTCTTGACTGTCACTGTTGCTGCAATTTCCATTCATCGATGATGTCTTGTAGAAACCAAAACACTTTCTGCATTCCATCCATTAAATAATTGTAGACTCTTGGGAAATTGCTAGAGTTCTTTTTATGGTAAGTAAAGCAAATGAAACGATTTATCTTGACAAAAGTAAAAtttatgtgaaataaaaatgCCTTTTAAATTTGCAAAGAATATATTACTACTCCTAGTTTTGAAAAATTTCTGAAGGAATAAAACAATGCTGATACACAACTGTGAGATGTACTTTATTTTGGTCTAATAAATGGGAAATTTGGTATTAGTTGTGTGCTTGAATAATTTTGTCTATCATATATAGACTATTCGTaaatcttaatttgaaaaaaaaaatggtaaaaactagATCAATAATGCTGAAACGTCAATGGGGGTTggtaaaaatgattttgtttttatcattataGACTTtgtaaatctaaatttaaaaaaaatggtaaaaactagATCAATAATGCTGAAAAGTCCATGATTGGTAATGGTTTCTGGTATAGTGCATATGGAGGGGTGTCTTGATTGATTTACTTTATTTCATAGTCCAACAACAATCAGCTGTGATAtcgtatttgtattcatttcattTTGATGTTGGTGTAGTTTGATAAATACACACCTATATTATAGCTACATCAGATTATTAATTGGTATTTGAAGCGTTTgggtaatatttatatttttaaccacAACAATACCATTTGTTAGGACTTAACATGAAAATAGAAATTAGAAATTTGATTGCTAGTTTCTTAGAATTTGAGAGTTTGTTTATACTTGGCAGAAATATAACATGGAGCTTGATTCTATCACAAAACAACTTGATTCTGATATTTTTCTGCTGAGGATAATTAAATTGGAAGATTTAGAATTCATTAGAATATGAACATTTGAATTTCATCAGGGTAAAATGCTAGTCAGAAGATGATTCtaaaaagttttatataaaatagaatttacaaaaatatttgctCAAATACCTGGTACATGAAAACaatcattaaaaaataacaattgacATGGTTAAGGTGAAATTGAATCTGTATTTCATCAAACCCTACATCAATGGCAGCAAACAAATCTATGTATAGTTAACTCCGTAATACCTCAGGTGTTGTAAAAAATCATGATAAGTTTAAAACTTTGGGCACAATATATAActgtattgaaaatatatatgataaaagtacAAGCTTTTGACCAGCAAGAAAATCTTAAGATGCAAGCTTTTACTTCTGCTTAGTATTAAattcaaatggttttttttattaattttcagaCTTAATTGCTCATATCTTGCAATTAATATACACTGTCAAATATTAGATTGTTTACATTCCTATTTGTTGACTGGATTCATAAAAGAATCAACTTCCTGTTGATGCTGATCATGAAATGGGTAACTAAAAGTAAATTATTTTGTATCTTGATCTTTTTTAAAAGTCCaccaattttaaataaatttatttggaCACCTTCACATGTACAGTAACATtacttaataattacattagatgtatgtttcattataatacgttattctgattggctaactgcacatcacgtgctattcctgaaacaattgtattagacaataacatttatcattcatgatgacacgaggtcccacaataaagtgcacaggtaaattaaatgaaaacatgataaaaatcgtgttttcatgattcta from Mytilus galloprovincialis chromosome 2, xbMytGall1.hap1.1, whole genome shotgun sequence encodes:
- the LOC143064063 gene encoding uncharacterized protein LOC143064063 isoform X1; this encodes MAGERWIFTKEQLLNTPSRKSGIENDKELIYRQQAANLIQDMGQRLQVTQLCINTAIVYMHRFYMFHSFQKFHRNAMAAACLFLAAKVEEQPRKLEHVVKVSNICQNKETPDTKSEEYLNEAHQLVINESILLQTLGFDLTVDHPHTNVVKTCQLVKATKDLAQTSYFLATNSLHLTAMCLQYKPTIVACVCVHLACKWSKWEIPSSYEGKEWFWYSDPSVTTELLEELTQEFLNILDQCPSKLKKKILMWRSGKEREKLMDDADLNLPPEKKVKLETSTSGSTSSSKSHPSSHHHTSTNHDRKSDHHKSSTEQHATKSVSGENTNKNAIDSKPKSLSATVVPTLKAEPQTEVKSEPEEPTATSQSAAASTTITTFKEYKERKEKERLLAMNKPNDQTTNVKHDKVETKEIKQEADVKQTSRHWTDNVQKQNDKPQDSQKNSDRHEVKHTVDVQKSDKHVSDSHKLEEKHKHREKHTLDVQKHSDKHTPDGEKHRKSHKHERNKHGDRHSHSKHAENKHASDSESSKHIMNHDNASSSQVSSNEIGKIRIKTDTVPQVNEIGKIRIKTDPGGSPLVVKQEAEIVPGSETKIRIKTEPGISPRLKVESSLSPHVRTETGISPTVSRDAASPLKMKIKNISKEHHKSTHQSEQKVPSLKISSKMLTESRHSEHKSHSEHKSHKSKHSDKEHRKSHTGANGKPELKLHISMSAINKHKSDSESKKHHKSSHSDRGSSDEKSSGKSGHSHKSGKESSHSSGNRKRQMSPNTEASSQSKTKISKVDSKGLTRSSSNYSNVSMEMSDSASVDGSVNGDKKGVAQKEVLDQIQAMNQVIDLIKSTNPNLANSVPGTPTTPTFPQPPLPPLSTQPPPPPPPPPDVPPPPPPPFQQTQLYQTYASAQPYGNQYIQPQYGYQQSLFDFDFLSDEAMPPLPSEQPTRPPTPPLGPPHF
- the LOC143064063 gene encoding uncharacterized protein LOC143064063 isoform X2 — its product is MSACKSYKRSCTDLIFPGNKQIPSSYEGKEWFWYSDPSVTTELLEELTQEFLNILDQCPSKLKKKILMWRSGKEREKLMDDADLNLPPEKKVKLETSTSGSTSSSKSHPSSHHHTSTNHDRKSDHHKSSTEQHATKSVSGENTNKNAIDSKPKSLSATVVPTLKAEPQTEVKSEPEEPTATSQSAAASTTITTFKEYKERKEKERLLAMNKPNDQTTNVKHDKVETKEIKQEADVKQTSRHWTDNVQKQNDKPQDSQKNSDRHEVKHTVDVQKSDKHVSDSHKLEEKHKHREKHTLDVQKHSDKHTPDGEKHRKSHKHERNKHGDRHSHSKHAENKHASDSESSKHIMNHDNASSSQVSSNEIGKIRIKTDTVPQVNEIGKIRIKTDPGGSPLVVKQEAEIVPGSETKIRIKTEPGISPRLKVESSLSPHVRTETGISPTVSRDAASPLKMKIKNISKEHHKSTHQSEQKVPSLKISSKMLTESRHSEHKSHSEHKSHKSKHSDKEHRKSHTGANGKPELKLHISMSAINKHKSDSESKKHHKSSHSDRGSSDEKSSGKSGHSHKSGKESSHSSGNRKRQMSPNTEASSQSKTKISKVDSKGLTRSSSNYSNVSMEMSDSASVDGSVNGDKKGVAQKEVLDQIQAMNQVIDLIKSTNPNLANSVPGTPTTPTFPQPPLPPLSTQPPPPPPPPPDVPPPPPPPFQQTQLYQTYASAQPYGNQYIQPQYGYQQSLFDFDFLSDEAMPPLPSEQPTRPPTPPLGPPHF